The following coding sequences lie in one Variovorax terrae genomic window:
- a CDS encoding AMP-dependent synthetase/ligase, with protein sequence MSNLWDLSHIQPETRVVLEGDTVPAMFWNAVETRGPQVWMRQKELGLWRSWTWGRTAEAVREIAGGLMSLGFARGDCASILSNTVVEWVLADLAVLSCGGVANGIYPTDAASQVHYLCEDSRTTVLFVEDDEQLDKALEVRDRLPLLSKVVVFDMEGLRELDDPGVISLDELRARGRDYLARHPDELMQRVQACRPEDLAILVYTSGTTGKPKGAMHSHRGLVHTVRGYNTLVAQDARDERMCFLPLCHIAERLGGEYFALYTGAILNFVENPETIPENVREIAPTVFTAVPRVWEKFYSGVMIALKEASPLQQATYAWGIGVGTQIAERVLAGQPVDGFLKFKFTLARWLALNNVRKLIGIHRARFCVTGAAPISPELVRWYLALGVPMLEVWGMTESCGAATGVPATRIKPGSIGPAASYNEVKVDPATGEILVRGTNVFMGYLNQPEKTAETIDADGWLHTGDVGSMDEDGFLRITDRMKDIIITAGGKNVTPSELENELKFSPYITDAVVIGDKRPYLTVIVMIDQENVEKFAQDSDVPFSNYASLTRTPEVQELIQSEIDRVNKKFARVEQIKKFFLLETQLTAEDEELTPTMKLKRKLVQTKYSPQIEAMYR encoded by the coding sequence ATGTCCAACCTCTGGGATCTCAGCCACATCCAACCCGAAACCCGCGTGGTGCTGGAAGGCGACACGGTTCCCGCGATGTTCTGGAACGCGGTGGAGACGCGCGGCCCACAGGTCTGGATGCGGCAGAAGGAGCTGGGCCTGTGGCGCAGCTGGACCTGGGGCCGCACGGCCGAGGCCGTGCGCGAGATCGCCGGCGGCCTGATGAGCCTGGGCTTCGCACGCGGCGACTGCGCCTCCATCCTGTCCAACACCGTGGTCGAATGGGTGCTGGCCGATCTCGCCGTGCTCAGCTGCGGCGGCGTGGCCAACGGCATCTACCCCACCGACGCGGCCTCGCAAGTGCACTACCTGTGCGAAGACTCTCGCACCACCGTCCTGTTCGTGGAAGACGACGAGCAGCTCGACAAGGCGCTCGAAGTGCGCGACCGGCTGCCGCTGCTGAGCAAGGTGGTGGTGTTCGACATGGAAGGCCTGCGCGAGCTCGACGACCCCGGCGTCATCAGCCTGGATGAGCTGCGCGCGCGCGGCCGCGACTACCTGGCCCGGCACCCGGACGAGCTCATGCAGCGGGTGCAGGCCTGCCGGCCCGAGGACCTGGCCATCCTGGTCTACACCTCGGGCACCACCGGCAAGCCCAAGGGCGCCATGCACAGCCACCGCGGCCTGGTGCACACCGTGCGCGGCTACAACACGCTGGTGGCGCAGGATGCGCGCGACGAGCGCATGTGCTTCCTGCCGCTGTGCCACATCGCCGAGCGGCTGGGCGGCGAATACTTCGCGCTGTACACCGGCGCCATCTTGAACTTCGTCGAGAACCCGGAGACCATTCCCGAGAACGTGCGCGAGATCGCGCCAACGGTGTTCACAGCCGTGCCGCGCGTCTGGGAAAAGTTCTATTCGGGCGTGATGATCGCGCTCAAGGAAGCCAGCCCGCTGCAGCAGGCCACCTATGCCTGGGGCATCGGCGTGGGCACGCAGATCGCCGAGCGCGTGCTGGCCGGGCAGCCGGTGGACGGTTTCCTCAAGTTCAAGTTCACGCTGGCGCGCTGGCTCGCGCTGAACAACGTGCGCAAGCTCATCGGCATCCACCGAGCGCGCTTCTGCGTGACCGGCGCGGCGCCGATCTCGCCCGAACTGGTCCGGTGGTACCTGGCCCTGGGCGTGCCCATGCTCGAGGTCTGGGGCATGACCGAGTCCTGCGGCGCGGCCACGGGCGTGCCGGCCACGCGCATCAAGCCCGGCTCGATCGGCCCGGCGGCCAGCTACAACGAGGTGAAGGTCGACCCGGCCACCGGCGAAATCCTGGTGCGTGGCACCAACGTCTTCATGGGCTACCTGAACCAGCCCGAGAAAACCGCCGAAACCATCGACGCCGACGGCTGGCTGCACACCGGCGACGTGGGCAGCATGGACGAGGACGGTTTTCTCAGGATCACCGACCGCATGAAGGACATCATCATCACGGCCGGCGGCAAGAACGTGACGCCCAGCGAGCTGGAGAACGAGCTCAAGTTCTCGCCCTACATCACCGACGCGGTGGTGATCGGCGACAAGCGGCCCTACCTCACGGTGATCGTCATGATCGACCAGGAGAACGTCGAGAAATTCGCGCAGGACAGCGACGTGCCCTTCAGTAATTACGCCAGCTTGACAAGGACGCCAGAAGTCCAAGAATTGATCCAGTCCGAAATCGACCGCGTCAACAAGAAGTTCGCGCGCGTGGAGCAGATCAAGAAGTTCTTCCTGCTGGAGACC
- a CDS encoding ABC transporter ATP-binding protein — translation MSEVPPPVSDQPVLKLLNVESAYGPIKAIRGVSLQVRRGEIATVLGSNGAGKTTILKTISGIIDPRKGSIEFKGDDITAQDPAHIVQQGLSHVPEGREVFPLLSVRDNLLMGAYTRSDRDGVARDMEAVYGYFPILQERAAQDAGLLSGGQQQMLAISRAIMAAPDLILLDEPSLGLSPKLTKEIFEIVVRINRERGTTILLVEQNANMALNASDYGYVLENGRIVMEDTCARLREKEDIKEFYLGMKEEGVRGERRWKKKKNWR, via the coding sequence ATGAGCGAAGTGCCGCCGCCCGTGAGCGATCAGCCCGTGCTCAAGCTGCTCAACGTCGAGAGCGCCTACGGGCCGATCAAGGCGATCCGCGGCGTGAGCCTGCAGGTGCGCCGCGGCGAGATCGCCACCGTGCTCGGCTCCAACGGCGCGGGCAAGACCACCATCCTCAAGACCATCAGCGGCATCATCGACCCGCGCAAGGGCTCGATCGAGTTCAAGGGCGACGACATCACGGCGCAGGACCCGGCCCACATCGTGCAGCAGGGCCTCTCCCACGTGCCCGAGGGGCGCGAGGTGTTCCCGCTGCTCTCCGTGCGCGACAACCTGCTGATGGGCGCCTACACCCGCAGCGACCGCGACGGCGTGGCGCGCGACATGGAAGCGGTGTACGGCTACTTCCCCATCCTCCAGGAGCGCGCCGCGCAGGACGCCGGCCTGCTCTCGGGCGGGCAGCAGCAGATGCTGGCGATCTCGCGCGCCATCATGGCCGCGCCCGACCTGATCCTGCTCGACGAGCCCAGCCTCGGCCTGTCACCGAAACTGACCAAAGAGATCTTCGAGATCGTGGTGCGCATCAACCGCGAGCGCGGCACCACCATCCTGCTGGTGGAGCAGAACGCCAACATGGCGCTCAACGCCTCCGACTACGGCTATGTGCTGGAGAACGGCCGCATCGTCATGGAAGACACCTGCGCCCGGCTGCGCGAGAAGGAGGACATCAAGGAGTTCTACCTCGGCATGAAGGAAGAAGGCGTGCGCGGCGAGCGCCGCTGGAAGAAGAAAAAGAACTGGCGCTGA
- a CDS encoding ABC transporter ATP-binding protein: MTDILLSARNLSVRFGGVLAVNNVSFDVKQGEVFTLIGPNGAGKTTVFNLISRIYTPTSGEIEYEGRRLTEQPPHRIASLGIARTFQNIELFEHATVLHNLLIGRHTHRSTGLWSEMFFTPRTRAAEIEAREKVEKVIELLDLQHHRDSMVAGLPYGVRKVVELARALCTEPKLLLLDEPSSGLNVEETDDMAFWIQDIQHELGISVLMVEHDMTLVSKVSDRVLAMNQGEVLALGTPREVQAHPGVIEAYLGSIDDVSSLRRQSTGRAA, encoded by the coding sequence ATGACTGACATCCTCCTCTCGGCCCGCAACCTCAGCGTTCGCTTCGGCGGCGTGCTGGCGGTCAACAACGTGAGCTTCGACGTGAAGCAGGGCGAGGTGTTCACGCTGATCGGCCCCAACGGCGCGGGCAAGACCACGGTGTTCAACCTGATCAGCCGCATCTACACGCCGACCTCGGGCGAGATCGAGTACGAAGGCCGCCGGCTCACCGAGCAGCCGCCGCACCGGATCGCCTCGCTGGGCATCGCGCGCACCTTCCAGAACATCGAGCTGTTCGAGCACGCCACCGTGCTGCACAACCTGCTGATCGGGCGCCACACGCACCGCAGCACCGGCCTGTGGAGCGAGATGTTCTTCACCCCCAGAACCCGCGCCGCCGAGATCGAGGCGCGCGAGAAGGTGGAAAAGGTCATCGAGCTTCTCGACCTGCAGCACCACCGGGACTCGATGGTGGCCGGCCTGCCCTACGGGGTGCGCAAGGTGGTGGAGCTGGCGCGCGCGCTCTGCACCGAGCCCAAGCTGCTGCTGCTGGACGAGCCCTCGTCCGGCCTGAACGTGGAGGAGACCGACGACATGGCGTTCTGGATCCAGGACATCCAGCATGAGCTCGGCATCAGCGTGCTGATGGTCGAGCACGACATGACGCTGGTGTCCAAGGTCAGCGACCGGGTGCTGGCCATGAACCAGGGCGAGGTGCTGGCCCTGGGCACGCCGCGCGAGGTGCAGGCTCACCCGGGCGTGATCGAGGCCTACCTCGGCTCCATCGACGACGTGTCGTCGCTGCGCCGCCAGAGCACCGGGAGGGCCGCATGA
- a CDS encoding branched-chain amino acid ABC transporter permease encodes MRFIFKTDYGQDIQLAKHGGHVFWYGALMLLLLAAPWLFPEYWLAQLTFVLIYSIVGLGLMLLAGFTGLFSIGHAAFLGVGAYTQAVLTNMGWPFPLALLCAGLLSAAVGVIVGLPALRVKGIYLGIATLSFGFIVEEVLARWESVTGGNAGIQVKPPQLGGWKMDSGMEFYFLCLVIAVLATLAILNLLRSSTGRAFVAIRDSEISAQSMGIHLARYKTLSFALSAALAGVGGALYAHKLQFISPDQFNILQSIDLLLMVVIGGLGSVHGAFLGAIFLISMPQLISLSKDHLPDVIGQAPGLQAVVYGAVLIGFVLFEPLGLYGRWLKVRTWFQLFPFYRKGLFKRQKSFQKSDRLR; translated from the coding sequence ATGCGTTTTATTTTCAAGACCGACTACGGCCAGGACATCCAGCTCGCCAAGCACGGCGGCCATGTGTTCTGGTACGGCGCGCTGATGCTGCTCCTGCTGGCCGCGCCCTGGTTGTTTCCCGAATACTGGCTGGCGCAGCTCACCTTCGTGCTGATCTACTCGATCGTCGGCCTGGGCCTGATGCTGCTGGCCGGCTTCACCGGCCTGTTCTCGATCGGCCATGCGGCCTTCCTCGGCGTCGGGGCTTACACCCAGGCGGTGCTGACCAACATGGGCTGGCCGTTCCCGCTGGCGCTGCTGTGCGCGGGCCTGCTGTCGGCCGCGGTGGGCGTGATCGTCGGGCTGCCCGCGCTGCGCGTGAAGGGCATCTACCTCGGTATCGCCACACTGTCGTTCGGCTTCATCGTGGAAGAGGTTCTGGCGCGCTGGGAGTCGGTCACGGGCGGCAATGCCGGCATCCAGGTCAAGCCGCCGCAGCTCGGCGGCTGGAAGATGGATTCGGGCATGGAGTTCTATTTCCTGTGCCTGGTGATCGCGGTGCTGGCGACGCTGGCCATCCTGAACCTGCTGCGCTCGTCCACCGGGCGCGCCTTCGTCGCCATCCGTGACTCCGAAATCTCGGCCCAGAGCATGGGCATCCACCTGGCGCGCTACAAGACGCTGTCGTTCGCGCTGTCGGCCGCGCTGGCCGGTGTCGGCGGCGCGCTCTATGCGCACAAGCTGCAGTTCATCTCGCCCGACCAGTTCAACATCCTGCAGTCGATCGACCTGCTGCTGATGGTGGTGATCGGCGGCCTGGGCTCGGTGCACGGCGCCTTCCTCGGCGCCATCTTCCTGATCTCGATGCCGCAGCTGATCTCGCTGTCCAAGGACCACCTGCCCGACGTCATCGGCCAGGCACCGGGCCTGCAGGCCGTGGTCTACGGCGCGGTGCTGATCGGCTTCGTGCTGTTCGAGCCGCTCGGCCTGTACGGCCGCTGGCTCAAGGTGCGCACCTGGTTCCAGCTCTTTCCGTTCTACCGCAAGGGCCTGTTCAAGCGGCAGAAATCCTTCCAGAAATCCGACAGGCTTAGATGA
- a CDS encoding branched-chain amino acid ABC transporter permease, whose translation MQFLQLVISGISQGCIYGLIALGFVLIYKATETVSFAQGELMMLGAFCALALMTLLGFPFWLAVISAIAAMALFGIVLERLVIRPILGQPAFSIVMLTIGIGYVARGAITMIPGIGTETHTLPVPYKDMIWNVGALVLNVEQMAVIGTTAVLCLLLFAMFRYSKLGIAMQASSQNQLAAYYMGIPVKRLNGLVWGLAAAVAAVAGLLLAPITFVHANMGFIGLKAFPAAVVGGFGSLPGAIVGGLIIGIVESLSGFYLPDGFKDTAAYIVVLIMLMVKPNGLFGETLRKKV comes from the coding sequence GTGCAATTTCTCCAACTGGTGATCAGCGGCATCTCGCAGGGCTGCATCTACGGCCTGATCGCACTGGGCTTCGTGCTGATCTACAAGGCTACCGAGACCGTGAGCTTCGCGCAGGGCGAGCTGATGATGCTGGGCGCGTTCTGCGCGCTGGCGCTGATGACGCTGCTGGGCTTTCCGTTCTGGCTGGCGGTGATCAGCGCCATCGCCGCCATGGCGCTGTTCGGCATCGTGCTCGAGCGGCTAGTGATCCGACCGATCCTCGGCCAGCCGGCCTTCTCGATCGTGATGCTGACCATCGGCATCGGCTACGTGGCGCGCGGCGCCATCACCATGATCCCCGGCATCGGCACCGAGACCCACACCCTGCCCGTGCCCTACAAGGACATGATCTGGAACGTCGGCGCGCTGGTGCTCAACGTCGAGCAGATGGCGGTGATCGGCACCACCGCCGTGCTGTGCCTGCTGCTGTTCGCGATGTTCCGCTACAGCAAGCTCGGCATCGCGATGCAGGCCTCGTCGCAGAACCAGCTCGCGGCCTACTACATGGGCATTCCGGTCAAGCGCCTGAACGGCCTGGTCTGGGGCCTGGCCGCCGCGGTGGCCGCGGTCGCCGGCCTGCTGCTGGCGCCCATCACCTTCGTGCACGCCAACATGGGCTTCATCGGCCTCAAGGCCTTTCCGGCCGCCGTGGTGGGCGGCTTTGGCAGCCTGCCGGGCGCCATCGTGGGCGGGCTGATCATCGGCATCGTCGAATCGCTGTCGGGCTTCTACCTGCCCGACGGCTTCAAGGACACGGCCGCCTACATCGTGGTGCTCATCATGCTCATGGTCAAGCCCAACGGCCTGTTCGGCGAAACGCTAAGGAAAAAAGTATGA
- a CDS encoding crotonase/enoyl-CoA hydratase family protein translates to MATSVHVEKLEQVTVVTLKRPEVRNAVDADTARALYDAFVAFDADAGARVAVFHGAHGHFCAGWDLQFGARVQQALAPASASAGPAAVLPALDFTPQDAAGPGPAPLGPMGPSRLLLSKPVIAAVSGAAVAGGMELALWCDLRVMEEDAYFGVYCRRFGVPLIDGGTVRLPRLIGQGRALDLILTGRKVEAAEALQMGLCNRVVPRGEARAATIALAQALCRFPQATMLADRASAYAQWDLPLPQALHQEWERGKHCIADGLEGAARFAAGAGRHGKF, encoded by the coding sequence ATGGCAACGAGTGTTCATGTTGAAAAGCTGGAGCAGGTGACGGTGGTCACGCTTAAGCGGCCCGAGGTGCGCAACGCGGTGGACGCCGACACCGCGCGTGCGCTGTACGACGCCTTCGTGGCATTCGATGCCGATGCCGGTGCGCGCGTGGCGGTGTTCCACGGTGCGCACGGCCATTTCTGCGCCGGCTGGGATCTGCAGTTCGGGGCCCGGGTGCAGCAGGCGTTGGCACCGGCGTCGGCGTCAGCCGGCCCGGCCGCCGTGCTGCCGGCGCTGGACTTCACGCCGCAGGACGCGGCGGGACCCGGCCCGGCACCGCTGGGGCCGATGGGCCCGTCGCGCCTGCTGTTGTCCAAGCCCGTGATCGCGGCCGTCAGCGGCGCGGCCGTGGCCGGCGGCATGGAGCTTGCGCTGTGGTGCGACCTGCGCGTGATGGAGGAGGACGCCTACTTCGGCGTCTACTGCCGCCGCTTCGGCGTGCCGCTGATCGACGGCGGCACGGTGCGCCTGCCGCGCCTGATCGGCCAGGGCCGCGCGCTGGACCTGATCCTCACCGGCCGCAAGGTCGAGGCCGCCGAGGCCCTGCAGATGGGGCTGTGCAACCGCGTGGTGCCCCGCGGCGAGGCGCGCGCGGCGACCATCGCGCTGGCGCAGGCGCTGTGCCGGTTTCCCCAGGCCACGATGCTGGCCGACCGCGCCAGCGCCTATGCGCAATGGGACCTGCCGCTGCCGCAGGCCCTGCACCAGGAGTGGGAGCGCGGCAAGCACTGCATTGCCGACGGCCTGGAGGGCGCGGCGCGGTTTGCGGCCGGCGCCGGCCGCCACGGCAAGTTTTAA
- a CDS encoding acyl-CoA thioesterase: MSADSSAPRVELPTDQELVLKVIPMPADCNANGDIFGGWVMAQVDLAGSVIPARHAKGRMATVAVNEFIFKQPVRVGDILSFYSSLTRIGRTSMTVKVEVYAERFRSQGQYIKVTEASLTYVAIDDQGQPRPVPKD; this comes from the coding sequence ATGTCCGCCGATTCAAGCGCCCCCCGGGTTGAACTGCCCACCGACCAGGAACTGGTTCTCAAGGTCATCCCCATGCCCGCCGACTGCAACGCCAACGGCGACATCTTCGGCGGCTGGGTCATGGCCCAGGTCGACCTGGCCGGCTCGGTGATCCCCGCGCGGCACGCCAAGGGCCGCATGGCCACGGTGGCCGTCAACGAGTTCATCTTCAAGCAGCCGGTGAGGGTGGGCGACATCCTGTCGTTCTACTCGTCGCTCACGCGCATCGGGCGCACCTCGATGACGGTCAAGGTCGAGGTCTATGCCGAGCGCTTCCGTTCGCAGGGCCAGTACATCAAGGTCACCGAGGCCAGCCTGACCTATGTGGCGATCGACGACCAGGGCCAGCCGCGGCCCGTGCCGAAAGACTGA